Proteins from a genomic interval of Chthoniobacterales bacterium:
- the recJ gene encoding single-stranded-DNA-specific exonuclease RecJ, translating into MNPIWHPCNPPELAAARTLAQALGLPAALAPLLCRHALSDANLASAFLHPRLKSLSDPLLLPDMEKAVARIFQAIDAGEKIALYGDYDVDGVTSLTMLRRMLAEYGNAAACFLPHRVDEGYGLSADGITRCLAEHAPGLLIAVDCGTSSAREISDLTSNGIDVIVLDHHECGGEWPVCAAVVNPKRGNEFGYLCSGGLAFKLCHALLKTRPLPDFDLKSFLDLAALATVADLVPLIGENRLLVRHGLTRMQNTSWAGLRALIEVSGVSFPLNASDIGFRLGPRLNAAGRLGTAQAALDLLSTDDPAEARMLAAELHAQNAERQTIEKHTHQSAMELVSAPEAPAIVVGARGWTPGVVGIVAARLARHFHRPSVVIAFDENGVGKGSGRSISGVSLVSALEKCAPWLEKFGGHEMAAGLTILESNLTRFTAEFEAAVAMLVDPENLHPKLHLDCELTLAEINDALWDAQNHFEPFGMANPRPTYWVRKVNPAREPVVMKEKHLRMFLADRRTQMAAVFFGGAAAPLPPPPWDVAFHLETNTYRGETSLQLQITHLRTSC; encoded by the coding sequence GTGAATCCGATCTGGCACCCGTGCAACCCACCCGAGCTCGCCGCCGCGCGGACGCTGGCGCAGGCACTCGGACTGCCCGCCGCGCTCGCGCCGCTCCTCTGCCGTCACGCCCTCTCGGATGCGAATCTGGCCTCGGCTTTCCTGCATCCGCGTCTGAAATCTTTGTCCGATCCGCTGCTTTTGCCCGACATGGAAAAGGCGGTGGCGCGCATTTTCCAAGCCATCGATGCCGGAGAAAAAATCGCGCTTTACGGCGACTACGATGTCGATGGTGTGACGTCGCTCACGATGCTCCGGCGGATGCTCGCCGAGTATGGAAACGCCGCCGCCTGCTTTCTGCCGCATCGCGTCGATGAGGGCTACGGGCTCTCCGCCGATGGCATCACACGCTGCCTCGCCGAGCACGCGCCGGGGCTGCTCATCGCGGTCGATTGCGGCACGAGTTCGGCCCGGGAAATTTCTGATCTGACTTCCAATGGAATCGACGTCATCGTGCTCGATCACCACGAATGCGGCGGCGAATGGCCCGTCTGCGCGGCAGTGGTGAACCCGAAGCGGGGAAATGAATTTGGCTACCTTTGCAGCGGCGGGCTTGCCTTCAAGCTCTGCCACGCGCTCCTGAAAACGCGCCCTCTGCCGGACTTCGACTTGAAGTCGTTTCTCGATCTGGCCGCGCTCGCGACGGTCGCCGATCTCGTGCCGCTGATCGGCGAAAACCGGCTGCTCGTGCGTCACGGCCTCACGCGAATGCAAAACACGAGCTGGGCCGGACTGCGCGCTTTAATCGAAGTCTCCGGGGTGAGTTTTCCGCTGAATGCGTCCGACATTGGATTCCGACTCGGGCCTCGCCTGAACGCGGCCGGTCGACTCGGTACCGCGCAGGCCGCACTGGATTTGCTTTCGACCGATGATCCCGCTGAAGCCCGAATGTTAGCCGCGGAATTGCACGCGCAGAACGCCGAGCGCCAAACCATCGAAAAACACACTCACCAGAGTGCGATGGAACTCGTCTCTGCGCCGGAAGCGCCCGCGATTGTCGTCGGTGCGCGCGGCTGGACGCCCGGAGTCGTCGGCATCGTGGCGGCGCGGCTGGCGCGACATTTTCACCGGCCCAGCGTCGTCATTGCCTTCGACGAAAACGGCGTCGGCAAAGGCAGCGGACGCAGCATCAGCGGAGTTTCATTGGTCTCTGCGCTAGAAAAATGTGCGCCGTGGCTGGAGAAATTTGGCGGCCACGAAATGGCGGCGGGATTGACGATTTTAGAATCGAATCTAACTCGATTCACCGCCGAGTTTGAGGCAGCGGTGGCGATGTTAGTCGATCCGGAAAACTTGCATCCGAAACTGCATCTCGACTGCGAGCTAACCCTGGCCGAAATCAACGACGCGCTGTGGGACGCGCAGAATCATTTCGAGCCCTTTGGCATGGCGAATCCGCGCCCGACGTATTGGGTGCGGAAAGTGAATCCTGCGCGTGAACCGGTCGTGATGAAGGAGAAGCACTTGCGGATGTTTTTGGCGGATCGCAGGACGCAAATGGCCGCGGTCTTTTTCGGCGGAGCCGCCGCACCGCTCCCGCCGCCGCCGTGGGATGTGGCGTTTCATTTG